A stretch of the Serratia marcescens genome encodes the following:
- a CDS encoding LacI family DNA-binding transcriptional regulator, producing MKHPRVTLQDIAQLAGVTKMTVSRFLRTPEKVAADTAERIAQVMRELNVTDADTAQAGRKPRIGVLIPSFNNQIFADLLAGIESVTQARGYQTLVVNYDYSPQREEEQIAQLLSYPIAGLILTDSAHTLRAETYLGAAKIPLAQVMDLDAPPGRIAVGFDNEQAGYDMTEALLASGKRHIVYFGAMSDARDNKRYRGYCRAMASQGQTPRQITPHRVSSVSIGADMLAMAFERYPQLDGILCTNDDLAVGVLQVCLRLGVRVPQEVALSGFHGLDIGQATTPGIASVITPRFEMGKTAAEMLLLRIAGEPCAERHDLHYRLSLGGTV from the coding sequence ATGAAACACCCTCGCGTTACGCTACAGGACATCGCACAATTGGCCGGCGTGACCAAAATGACCGTCAGCCGTTTTCTGCGCACGCCGGAAAAAGTGGCGGCCGACACCGCCGAACGCATTGCGCAGGTCATGCGGGAGCTGAACGTCACAGATGCCGATACCGCACAGGCCGGCAGAAAACCGCGCATCGGCGTACTGATCCCCTCCTTCAACAACCAGATCTTCGCCGACCTGCTGGCCGGCATCGAATCCGTTACCCAAGCGCGGGGTTACCAAACGCTGGTGGTGAACTACGATTACAGCCCGCAGCGGGAAGAAGAGCAGATCGCACAGCTGCTGAGCTACCCGATCGCCGGGCTTATCCTCACCGACTCTGCGCATACCTTGCGCGCAGAGACCTACCTCGGCGCCGCCAAAATCCCCCTCGCACAGGTGATGGATCTCGACGCGCCGCCAGGGCGGATTGCGGTGGGGTTCGATAATGAACAGGCGGGGTATGACATGACCGAAGCGCTGCTCGCCAGCGGCAAACGGCATATCGTTTACTTTGGCGCCATGTCGGACGCCCGCGACAATAAACGCTATCGGGGTTACTGCCGCGCCATGGCGTCTCAGGGGCAAACGCCGCGTCAGATCACGCCGCATCGGGTCTCTTCGGTTTCGATCGGCGCCGACATGCTGGCGATGGCGTTCGAACGCTACCCGCAGCTCGACGGTATCCTGTGCACCAACGACGATCTGGCGGTGGGCGTGTTGCAGGTCTGCCTGCGCCTCGGCGTGCGCGTGCCGCAAGAGGTTGCGTTATCGGGTTTTCACGGCCTGGATATTGGCCAGGCGACCACGCCGGGCATCGCCAGCGTGATCACGCCGCGCTTTGAGATGGGGAAAACCGCCGCCGAAATGCTGCTGCTGCGGATCGCGGGCGAACCCTGCGCCGAGCGCCACGATCTGCACTACCGCCTCTCACTCGGCGGCACCGTTTGA